A single region of the Microlunatus panaciterrae genome encodes:
- a CDS encoding acetylxylan esterase — protein sequence MSDDGTSSGYEDPGYGSDRAVATHPLGGYQDWPAYARGRAPFHNTGSALAHLGAVLGVRAPAEPTPELRTEQSWEHGGLTTTRLSWSVGFGPRTVGYLIRPTGAASALPGVLGLHCHGGYKWVGAEQLVDLGPDTSAEALGLQAGYYGGLAPATELARRGFAVLTHDAFCWGSRRFELDPPPMGILPTVAGAEALWREQGVTPSAAERYNVAAAAHEHTVAKTAGILGTSLTGTVAADDLVALEILASLPEVDAERLGAFGFSGGGGRSVILAALSARVRSYVVSCMMATFESLMPHYIDNHSWLLNSPGLWRYADWPDVTAGRDGQQLLVQYGIEDPLFPIEGMQAADHRLRQLHADRYRGSFYAQGHLFNETPQREAWDFFARTLAG from the coding sequence ATGTCCGACGACGGCACCAGCTCCGGCTATGAGGATCCCGGCTACGGGAGTGATCGCGCGGTCGCGACGCATCCTCTCGGCGGTTACCAGGACTGGCCCGCGTACGCCCGGGGGCGAGCGCCGTTCCACAACACCGGCTCCGCGCTGGCCCATCTCGGTGCGGTCCTGGGGGTACGGGCGCCAGCCGAGCCGACGCCCGAGCTGCGGACAGAGCAGAGCTGGGAGCATGGCGGGCTGACCACCACCCGGTTGAGCTGGAGTGTCGGCTTCGGGCCCCGGACGGTCGGCTACCTCATCCGACCGACTGGCGCCGCGTCCGCTCTGCCCGGAGTGCTGGGCCTGCACTGTCACGGCGGCTACAAGTGGGTCGGGGCGGAGCAGCTGGTCGATCTCGGGCCGGATACGTCGGCGGAGGCGCTCGGCCTGCAGGCCGGGTACTACGGCGGCCTGGCCCCCGCCACGGAGCTGGCCCGGCGCGGCTTCGCGGTGTTGACGCATGACGCGTTCTGTTGGGGCAGCCGTCGGTTCGAGCTCGACCCTCCACCGATGGGAATCCTGCCGACCGTCGCCGGCGCGGAGGCCCTCTGGCGCGAGCAGGGGGTCACTCCCTCGGCGGCGGAGCGCTACAACGTCGCCGCCGCGGCACACGAGCACACCGTGGCCAAGACGGCCGGCATCCTGGGCACCAGCCTCACCGGTACCGTCGCCGCCGACGACCTGGTGGCGCTGGAGATCCTCGCCTCGCTGCCAGAGGTGGACGCCGAGCGGCTCGGCGCGTTCGGCTTCTCAGGTGGCGGTGGTCGGTCGGTGATCCTGGCGGCCCTGTCGGCCAGGGTCCGCAGCTATGTCGTGAGCTGCATGATGGCCACCTTCGAGTCGCTGATGCCGCACTACATCGACAACCACTCGTGGCTGCTCAACAGCCCGGGGCTGTGGCGATACGCCGACTGGCCCGACGTCACCGCGGGCCGGGACGGCCAGCAGCTGCTGGTCCAGTACGGGATCGAAGACCCGCTGTTCCCGATCGAGGGCATGCAGGCGGCGGACCACCGGTTACGGCAGCTGCATGCCGACCGCTATCGGGGCTCGTTCTACGCCCAGGGACACCTGTTCAACGAGACGCCTCAGCGGGAGGCCTGGGACTTCTTCGCGCGGACCCTGGCCGGCTGA
- a CDS encoding class I SAM-dependent methyltransferase codes for MPAQSEGEQFVSHPIFARAYIRASAAMDRSGGRELRQRLLAGLSGTVVEVGAGNGRNFAHYPAEVTSVLAVEPEPRLRAAAEQAARDAPVPVRVVAGVADRLPADDASLDAAVTSLVLCSVPNQATALAEIHRVLRPGGSLRFYEHLLAEHPGALRRAQRFVDATFWPPLTAGCHCSRDTLAAIAAAGFTIVRPERFRLPRTGLVMPASPHVIGTAVRT; via the coding sequence ATGCCTGCACAGAGTGAGGGCGAGCAGTTCGTCTCGCATCCGATCTTCGCCCGCGCCTACATCAGGGCCAGTGCGGCGATGGACCGCAGCGGTGGTCGCGAGCTGCGGCAACGCCTGCTGGCGGGGCTGAGTGGCACGGTGGTCGAGGTCGGGGCCGGCAACGGCCGGAACTTCGCCCACTACCCCGCCGAGGTGACGTCGGTGCTGGCCGTCGAGCCCGAGCCCCGGCTGAGAGCCGCGGCCGAGCAGGCGGCCCGGGACGCACCGGTCCCGGTGCGGGTGGTGGCCGGGGTGGCCGACCGGCTGCCGGCCGACGACGCGAGCCTGGACGCCGCCGTCACCTCGCTGGTGCTGTGCTCGGTGCCGAACCAGGCGACTGCCCTGGCCGAGATCCACCGGGTCCTCCGGCCCGGCGGCAGCCTCCGCTTCTACGAGCACCTGCTGGCCGAGCACCCGGGCGCGCTCAGAAGGGCGCAGCGGTTCGTGGACGCCACCTTCTGGCCGCCGCTCACTGCCGGCTGCCACTGCAGCCGCGACACCCTCGCAGCGATCGCCGCCGCCGGCTTCACCATCGTCCGGCCCGAGCGGTTCCGGCTGCCGAGAACCGGCTTGGTGATGCCGGCCTCCCCCCATGTGATCGGCACCGCCGTCCGTACCTGA
- a CDS encoding VIT1/CCC1 transporter family protein: MSETDAETTADQPHEDEPHRAGLNNRLNWLRAGVLGANDGIVSVAAVAVGVAGATTAIGPILTAGSAALVGGAISMALGEYVSVSSQRDSERALIAKERRELREMPEEELAELTAIYQEKGLKPETARLVAEELTEQDALKAHLSAELNIDPNDVVSPWRAALASAAAFTIGGILPMLAVLLIPTPWRIPLTFAVVLIALALTGASGAYLGGSRVLRPTLRVVIGGALALAVTFGLGSLLGTAGIG; the protein is encoded by the coding sequence ATGAGCGAGACCGACGCCGAGACCACCGCTGACCAGCCGCACGAGGACGAGCCGCACCGCGCCGGCCTCAACAACCGGCTGAACTGGCTGCGCGCCGGGGTGCTGGGTGCCAACGACGGCATCGTCTCGGTGGCCGCGGTCGCGGTCGGTGTCGCCGGCGCGACGACGGCCATCGGCCCCATCCTGACCGCCGGTTCGGCGGCCCTGGTCGGCGGCGCCATCTCGATGGCGCTCGGCGAGTACGTGTCGGTGAGCAGCCAGCGTGACAGCGAGCGCGCCCTGATCGCCAAGGAGCGGCGCGAGCTGCGGGAGATGCCGGAGGAGGAGCTGGCCGAGCTCACGGCCATCTACCAGGAGAAGGGGCTCAAGCCCGAGACCGCCCGTCTGGTGGCGGAGGAGCTGACCGAGCAGGACGCTCTGAAGGCCCACCTCTCGGCGGAGCTGAACATCGACCCGAACGACGTCGTGAGCCCGTGGCGGGCCGCCCTGGCCTCGGCCGCGGCGTTCACCATCGGCGGCATCCTGCCGATGCTGGCGGTGCTGCTGATCCCCACCCCGTGGCGGATACCGTTGACGTTCGCCGTCGTCCTGATCGCCCTCGCCCTGACCGGGGCGAGTGGTGCGTACCTTGGGGGCAGCCGGGTGCTGAGGCCGACGTTGCGGGTGGTGATCGGCGGTGCGCTGGCGCTGGCGGTGACCTTCGGGCTCGGCTCCCTGCTCGGCACTGCCGGCATCGGCTGA